In one Thermaerobacter sp. PB12/4term genomic region, the following are encoded:
- a CDS encoding pyrimidine-nucleoside phosphorylase yields the protein MRAYDLILKKRDGGTLTREEIEWWVDGIARRTIPDEQVAAWAMAVFFRGMDARETADLTRAMAFSGETVDLSGIPGVKVDKHSTGGVGDTTTLVLAPLVAAAGIPVAKLSGRGLGHTGGTLDKLESFPGFRVELSRDEFARQVRELGIAVAGQTADLVPADKRLYALRDVTATVDSIPLIAASIMSKKIAGGADAIVLDVKTGSGALMKSLDGALELARLMVDIGRHLGRRVVALVTDMNQPLGRAVGNALEVREAIATLRGQGPAELVELCLAVGGTMAWLGGRVPDPEAGRRLLARHLEAGDGLAMLRRLVEAQGGDPRAVDDPERLPQARYRQVFTAPRSGYLTAMDAQAVGTAAMVLGAGRARKDDVIDLAAGLVMLRRLGQRVEAGEPLVELHFNDPARLEAARGWLERAFTLADEPAPVPPLIHAVVGAELAPGSPAVPGSTAAAGSGGVPGAGVAAGVTGASPAAIRVTEVAPAAGSSDPVRAGAAAGATGAAAVPSGWEPLVQLARAARQSAIAPFSRYRVGAVLEAADGRIFTGANIENASFGLTMCAERVALFKALSEGVRQFRRIVITADGPEPAFPCGACRQLLFEYAPGLAVWVDGQPAPQPIEALLPHGFRLQR from the coding sequence TTGCGAGCCTACGATCTGATCCTGAAGAAGCGCGACGGCGGCACCCTGACCCGGGAGGAGATCGAGTGGTGGGTGGATGGCATCGCCCGCCGCACCATCCCCGACGAGCAGGTGGCGGCGTGGGCCATGGCCGTGTTCTTCCGCGGCATGGATGCCCGGGAGACGGCGGACCTGACCCGGGCCATGGCCTTTTCCGGCGAGACCGTCGACCTCAGCGGCATCCCCGGCGTCAAGGTCGACAAGCACAGCACGGGCGGCGTGGGTGACACCACCACCCTGGTGCTGGCGCCGCTGGTGGCGGCGGCGGGCATCCCGGTGGCCAAGCTGTCGGGGCGCGGCCTGGGCCACACGGGCGGCACGCTGGACAAGCTGGAATCCTTCCCGGGCTTCCGGGTGGAACTGAGCCGGGACGAGTTCGCCCGCCAGGTTCGGGAGCTGGGCATCGCCGTGGCCGGCCAGACGGCCGACCTGGTGCCAGCCGACAAGCGGCTCTACGCCCTTCGGGACGTGACGGCGACGGTCGACAGCATCCCGCTGATCGCTGCCAGCATCATGTCCAAGAAGATCGCCGGCGGCGCCGACGCCATCGTCCTCGACGTCAAGACGGGCTCGGGCGCCTTGATGAAATCCCTGGACGGCGCCCTGGAGCTGGCCCGGTTGATGGTCGACATCGGCCGCCACCTGGGCCGCCGGGTGGTCGCCCTGGTGACGGACATGAACCAGCCCCTGGGGCGCGCCGTGGGCAACGCCCTGGAGGTCCGGGAGGCCATCGCCACCCTGCGGGGCCAGGGGCCGGCGGAGCTGGTGGAACTCTGCCTGGCCGTGGGCGGCACCATGGCCTGGCTGGGCGGCAGGGTGCCGGATCCCGAGGCGGGGCGCCGGCTCTTGGCCCGGCACCTGGAGGCGGGCGACGGCCTGGCCATGCTGCGCCGGCTGGTGGAGGCCCAGGGGGGCGACCCCCGGGCCGTCGACGACCCCGAGCGCCTGCCCCAGGCCCGTTACCGCCAGGTGTTCACCGCCCCACGCAGCGGGTACCTGACCGCCATGGACGCCCAGGCGGTGGGGACGGCCGCCATGGTCCTGGGGGCGGGCCGCGCCCGCAAGGACGACGTCATCGACCTGGCCGCCGGCCTGGTCATGCTCAGGCGGTTGGGCCAGCGGGTGGAGGCGGGCGAGCCGCTGGTGGAGCTGCACTTCAACGACCCCGCGCGGCTGGAGGCGGCCCGCGGCTGGCTGGAGCGGGCCTTCACCCTCGCGGACGAACCGGCCCCCGTGCCGCCCCTGATCCATGCCGTGGTAGGCGCGGAGCTGGCGCCGGGGAGCCCGGCGGTGCCGGGATCGACCGCGGCCGCGGGGTCCGGCGGGGTTCCTGGGGCGGGCGTGGCGGCCGGGGTGACGGGTGCCTCGCCGGCGGCGATCCGGGTGACGGAGGTGGCCCCGGCGGCCGGGTCGTCCGATCCGGTCAGGGCAGGGGCCGCGGCGGGCGCAACGGGTGCGGCCGCCGTACCTTCCGGCTGGGAGCCCCTGGTGCAGCTGGCCCGGGCAGCCCGGCAGTCGGCCATCGCCCCCTTCTCCCGCTACCGGGTGGGGGCGGTGCTGGAGGCGGCGGACGGCCGGATCTTCACCGGTGCCAACATCGAAAACGCCAGCTTCGGGCTGACCATGTGCGCGGAGCGGGTGGCCCTGTTCAAGGCGCTGTCCGAGGGGGTGCGCCAGTTCCGGCGCATCGTCATCACCGCCGACGGGCCCGAACCAGCCTTCCCTTGCGGCGCCTGCCGGCAGCTCCTGTTCGAGTACGCGCCGGGCCTGGCGGTGTGGGTCGACGGCCAGCCGGCCCCCCAGCCCATCGAGGCCCTGTTGCCCCACGGCTTCCGCCTGCAACGCTGA
- the deoC gene encoding deoxyribose-phosphate aldolase — MEDRGSGAPAGATPPALGRRQLAGLIDHTLLKPEATPEQVEQLCREAVEHGFASVCINPVYVPLAAELLAGAGPVVCTVIDFPLGAGSAADKARQAEAALAAGARELDVVQPIGLLKAGRHREVVAHLHGVVAAARPAGALVKVILETGLLSPEEIDLSCRLALEAGADFVKTSTGFGPGGATEEAVRRMRAAVGPGKGVKASGGIRDYEAACRMVAAGANRIGASASLAILAGAPDEPA, encoded by the coding sequence ATGGAGGACCGGGGTTCGGGTGCACCGGCGGGCGCGACGCCGCCGGCCCTCGGCCGGCGGCAGCTGGCGGGCCTGATCGACCACACCCTGCTCAAGCCCGAGGCCACGCCCGAGCAGGTGGAGCAGCTCTGCCGGGAGGCGGTGGAACACGGTTTCGCCTCGGTGTGCATCAACCCGGTGTACGTCCCCCTGGCCGCGGAGCTCCTGGCTGGGGCGGGGCCGGTGGTGTGCACCGTGATCGACTTTCCCCTGGGTGCCGGGTCGGCCGCCGACAAGGCCCGCCAGGCCGAGGCGGCCCTGGCCGCCGGGGCGCGGGAGCTGGACGTGGTGCAGCCCATCGGCCTCCTCAAGGCGGGGCGCCACCGGGAGGTGGTGGCCCACCTGCACGGCGTGGTGGCCGCGGCCCGCCCGGCGGGAGCGCTGGTCAAGGTGATCCTGGAAACGGGCCTCTTGAGTCCCGAGGAGATCGACCTGTCCTGCCGGCTGGCCCTGGAGGCGGGGGCCGACTTCGTCAAGACGTCCACCGGCTTCGGGCCGGGCGGGGCCACGGAAGAGGCGGTGCGCCGCATGCGGGCGGCGGTGGGGCCCGGCAAAGGGGTCAAGGCTTCGGGCGGCATTCGGGACTATGAGGCGGCCTGCCGGATGGTGGCGGCCGGCGCGAACCGCATCGGTGCCAGCGCCAGCCTGGCCATCCTGGCCGGGGCGCCGGACGAACCAGCCTAG
- a CDS encoding thymidine kinase: MAGYLEVITGGMFSGKTEELLRRVQRARIARRRVLLCKPDLDHRYRRDAVASHDGRDLAAVVVPAGRPQEIPVLAARSAAEVVGIDEAQFFAPPIVQAVLDMVAAGLRVIVSGLDMDFARRPFGPMPELMALADEVLKLKAICVVCGEPATFTQRLIGGRPAAPDDPVILIGGHESYEPRCRRHHQLGEPQAAAGRQAAPARDRGPADNTGGLRSP; the protein is encoded by the coding sequence ATGGCAGGCTATCTTGAGGTGATCACCGGCGGCATGTTCTCGGGCAAGACGGAGGAGCTGCTGCGCCGGGTCCAGCGGGCGCGCATCGCCCGGCGGCGGGTCCTCCTGTGCAAGCCCGACCTGGACCACCGCTACCGGCGGGACGCCGTCGCCTCCCACGACGGGCGCGACCTGGCGGCCGTGGTGGTGCCCGCCGGCCGCCCGCAGGAGATCCCCGTCCTGGCGGCCCGGTCGGCGGCGGAGGTGGTGGGCATCGACGAGGCCCAGTTCTTCGCACCGCCCATCGTCCAGGCCGTGCTGGACATGGTCGCCGCCGGCCTGCGGGTCATCGTCTCGGGGCTCGACATGGACTTCGCCCGCCGCCCGTTCGGCCCCATGCCCGAGCTGATGGCCCTGGCGGACGAGGTGCTCAAGCTGAAGGCCATCTGCGTGGTCTGCGGGGAGCCCGCCACCTTCACCCAGCGGCTCATCGGCGGCCGGCCCGCGGCCCCCGACGACCCGGTGATCCTGATCGGCGGCCACGAGTCGTACGAGCCCCGGTGCCGGCGCCACCACCAGTTGGGCGAGCCCCAAGCGGCCGCCGGCCGGCAGGCCGCCCCGGCCCGGGACCGGGGGCCGGCGGATAACACCGGCGGGCTCCGGTCTCCGTAG
- a CDS encoding AAA family ATPase, which produces MVPKGTPGAGKDKPEQDLFARAAEERARQQAPLAERMRPRTLEEFVGQQHLVGPGRLLRRAIEADRLGSIILWGPPGSGKTTLARIIARTTRAHFEPLNAVTAGVGDLRRVVEEARERWALQGRSTVLFVDEVHRWNRAQQDALLPHLESGLVALIGATTENPYFACVPPLVSRARIFRLEPLSDDDMRQLLMRALADSERGLGRYRVEVDPAALEHLVRVAGGDARTALNALELAVLTTPPGEDGVRRITLAVAEESIQRRALAYDPAGDEHYDHMSALIKSIRGSDPDAAVYWLARMLYAGEDPRTIARRLLVHAAEDVGLADPRALQVAAAAATAAEQVGMPEARIPLAEAVLYLATAPKSNSVIRAVDAAWRAVEEQAIAGVPRHLRDAHYRGARALGHGQGYRYPHDFPGHFVRQQYLPNELLGARFYVPSDQGYEGRLAPVIEARRGPAGPARGQPARGPSRADEEDLPSRQGRSRAGQPRGAQAPSADGEPEGGGTPFTPREE; this is translated from the coding sequence GTGGTGCCAAAGGGCACGCCTGGAGCCGGCAAGGACAAGCCGGAACAAGACCTCTTTGCCAGGGCGGCGGAGGAACGGGCCCGGCAGCAAGCGCCCCTGGCCGAGCGCATGCGGCCCCGCACCCTGGAGGAGTTCGTGGGCCAGCAGCACCTGGTGGGCCCGGGGCGGCTGCTGCGGCGGGCCATCGAAGCGGACCGCCTGGGGTCGATCATCCTCTGGGGCCCGCCCGGCTCGGGCAAGACGACCCTGGCCCGGATCATCGCCCGCACCACCCGGGCCCACTTCGAGCCCCTCAACGCCGTCACCGCGGGGGTGGGCGACCTGCGGCGGGTGGTGGAGGAGGCCCGGGAGCGGTGGGCCCTGCAGGGCCGCTCGACGGTGCTCTTCGTCGACGAGGTCCACCGCTGGAACCGGGCCCAGCAGGACGCCCTGCTGCCCCACCTGGAGAGCGGCCTGGTGGCCCTGATCGGCGCCACCACGGAGAACCCCTACTTCGCCTGCGTCCCACCACTGGTTTCGCGGGCCCGGATCTTCCGGCTGGAGCCCCTTTCCGATGACGACATGCGGCAGCTTCTGATGCGCGCCCTGGCCGATTCCGAGCGGGGCCTGGGGCGGTACCGCGTGGAGGTGGACCCGGCCGCCCTGGAACACCTGGTGAGGGTGGCCGGCGGGGACGCCCGCACGGCCCTGAACGCCCTGGAGCTGGCCGTGCTCACCACGCCGCCGGGTGAGGACGGGGTGCGGCGCATCACCCTGGCGGTGGCCGAGGAGTCCATCCAGCGGCGGGCCCTGGCCTACGACCCCGCAGGGGACGAGCACTACGACCACATGTCGGCCCTGATCAAGAGCATCCGCGGCTCCGACCCCGATGCCGCCGTCTACTGGCTGGCCCGGATGCTCTATGCGGGCGAGGATCCCCGCACCATCGCCCGGCGCCTGCTGGTCCATGCGGCGGAGGACGTGGGCCTGGCCGATCCGAGGGCCCTGCAGGTGGCGGCCGCGGCGGCCACGGCGGCGGAGCAGGTGGGCATGCCCGAAGCCCGCATCCCCCTGGCGGAAGCCGTGCTCTACCTGGCCACGGCACCCAAGAGCAATTCGGTGATCCGGGCCGTGGACGCGGCCTGGAGAGCCGTGGAAGAACAGGCCATCGCCGGGGTGCCCCGGCACCTGCGGGATGCCCACTACCGGGGCGCCCGGGCCCTGGGGCACGGCCAAGGGTACCGCTATCCCCACGACTTCCCGGGCCATTTCGTGCGGCAGCAGTACCTGCCGAACGAGCTTCTGGGCGCCCGCTTCTATGTCCCCAGCGACCAGGGGTATGAGGGCCGCCTGGCGCCCGTCATCGAAGCCCGGCGGGGGCCGGCCGGACCGGCGCGGGGACAGCCGGCCCGGGGGCCGAGCCGGGCCGATGAGGAAGACCTCCCGTCCCGGCAAGGGAGGTCGCGGGCCGGGCAGCCTCGAGGGGCGCAGGCACCCTCCGCGGACGGGGAACCTGAGGGCGGAGGAACGCCCTTCACGCCCCGCGAAGAGTAG
- a CDS encoding low specificity L-threonine aldolase: MADIIDFRSDTVTQPTPAMRRAMAQAEVGDDVYGEDPTVRRLEEVAAERLGKAAGLFFPSGTMANQAAVLAHTRRGDEVLLEEESHIYYYEVGGVALLAGCQVRPLPSRRGVLDPAVVEATIRPANIHFPPPRLLCLENTHNRWGGTVMTAEETAAVAEVAHRHGLKVHLDGARIFNAAVALGVPADRLAAPADSVMFSLSKGLGCPVGSVLVGDREFIAEARRYRKALGGGMRQAGILAAAGLVALDEMIDRLAEDHALARRLAEGLASLPGVRVDMETVQTNMVMADVSGTGRTAYQLAGELAAAGVKVNAVDAHRLRWVTHKDVGPADADRALAIFHRILTQG; encoded by the coding sequence GTGGCGGACATCATCGACTTCCGCAGCGACACCGTCACCCAGCCCACGCCCGCCATGCGCCGGGCCATGGCCCAGGCGGAGGTGGGCGATGACGTCTACGGCGAGGATCCCACGGTCCGGCGCCTGGAAGAGGTGGCGGCCGAGCGGCTGGGCAAGGCGGCCGGGCTGTTCTTCCCCAGCGGCACCATGGCGAACCAGGCGGCGGTGCTGGCCCACACGCGCCGCGGCGACGAGGTGCTGCTGGAGGAAGAATCCCACATCTATTACTACGAGGTGGGCGGCGTGGCCTTGCTGGCCGGTTGCCAGGTGCGGCCCCTTCCGTCCCGGCGCGGGGTGCTGGATCCGGCGGTGGTCGAGGCCACCATCCGGCCCGCCAACATCCACTTCCCGCCGCCGCGGCTCCTTTGCCTGGAGAACACCCACAACCGCTGGGGCGGCACCGTGATGACGGCGGAAGAGACGGCCGCCGTGGCCGAGGTGGCCCACCGCCACGGCCTCAAGGTCCACCTGGACGGGGCTCGCATCTTCAACGCGGCGGTCGCCCTGGGGGTGCCGGCCGACCGCCTGGCGGCCCCGGCCGATTCGGTGATGTTCAGCCTGTCGAAGGGGCTGGGCTGCCCCGTGGGCTCCGTGCTGGTGGGTGACCGGGAGTTCATCGCCGAGGCGCGCCGTTACCGCAAAGCCCTGGGTGGCGGCATGCGGCAGGCGGGCATCCTGGCGGCGGCGGGCCTGGTGGCCCTGGACGAGATGATCGACCGCCTGGCCGAAGACCACGCCCTGGCGCGCCGGCTGGCCGAGGGCCTGGCCAGCCTGCCGGGGGTCCGGGTCGACATGGAGACGGTCCAGACCAACATGGTGATGGCCGACGTCAGCGGCACGGGCCGGACGGCCTACCAGCTGGCCGGGGAGCTGGCGGCCGCCGGGGTCAAGGTCAACGCCGTGGACGCCCACCGGCTGCGCTGGGTCACCCACAAGGACGTGGGACCGGCCGACGCGGACCGGGCGCTGGCCATCTTCCACCGGATCCTGACCCAAGGCTGA
- the trxA gene encoding thioredoxin, with product MAAGILDLTADQFDAEVLQSDQPVLVDFWAPWCGPCRMIAPIVEEIAQEYAGRLKVAKLNVDDHGVIAGRYGVMSIPTLLVFKGGQPVARIVGFRPKEELEQEILKAIG from the coding sequence ATGGCAGCGGGCATTCTGGATCTCACCGCCGACCAGTTCGACGCGGAGGTACTGCAGTCCGACCAGCCGGTGCTGGTCGACTTCTGGGCGCCCTGGTGCGGCCCGTGCCGCATGATCGCTCCCATCGTGGAGGAGATTGCGCAGGAATATGCCGGCCGGCTGAAGGTCGCCAAGTTGAACGTGGACGACCACGGCGTCATCGCCGGCCGCTACGGCGTCATGTCCATTCCCACCCTCCTGGTCTTCAAGGGCGGCCAGCCCGTGGCCCGCATCGTGGGCTTCCGTCCCAAGGAAGAGCTGGAGCAGGAGATCCTCAAGGCCATCGGCTGA
- the aspS gene encoding aspartate--tRNA ligase, producing MTAMDESGREGAALAPALSSWRGDRMGRDLGCGEVRPEHVGRTLTVAGWVHRVRDLGGLRFVEVRDRTGRLQLVINRAEAPPEVVQAAEGLRAEFVVAARGTVRRRAPEAVNPRLATGEVELVPAQLWILATSKTPPFELDAAAEVDEGLRLRYRYLDLRRPAMFRNLWLRHRAYQVVRRYFDRNGFLEVETPMLTRSTPEGARDYLVPSRLYPGRFYALPQSPQLFKQLLMVGGIERYFQIVRCFRDEDLRADRQPEFTQIDVEMSFVDVEDVLAMAEGMIAELWQELLGVQVPLPLPRLTYAEAMARYGSDKPDLRYEPAVVDVSDVFVRTGFRGFQAALASGGAVRALRAPGGAALSRKELDALNEAARAAGSPGVAWIAVPEPDPETWRGPVVKFFTPEERAALAGRLELKAGDLVLLAADEPERASVVLGKLRLQLAERLEWPRVKEWAFAWVVDFPLLEWDEDEQRYVARHHPFTSPRDEDLDRLESDPAGVRARAYDLVLNGYEIGGGSIRIHRRDVQERVFRAIGLPPEKARERFGFLLEAFEYGPPPHGGIAFGFDRIVMLAAGASSIRDVIAFPKTARAVDPLTGAPAEVDPGQLEELHLRIQQR from the coding sequence ATGACGGCGATGGACGAATCCGGCCGGGAAGGGGCCGCCCTGGCGCCGGCCCTCAGTTCCTGGCGGGGGGATCGCATGGGCCGGGACCTGGGATGCGGCGAGGTGCGACCGGAGCACGTGGGCCGGACATTGACGGTGGCCGGCTGGGTCCACCGGGTGCGGGACCTGGGCGGGCTGCGCTTCGTCGAGGTGCGCGACCGCACGGGGCGCCTGCAGTTGGTGATCAACCGGGCGGAAGCGCCGCCGGAGGTGGTGCAGGCGGCGGAAGGGCTGCGGGCCGAGTTCGTCGTCGCCGCCCGGGGCACCGTGCGCCGCCGGGCGCCGGAGGCGGTCAACCCGCGGCTGGCCACGGGCGAGGTGGAACTGGTGCCCGCCCAGCTTTGGATCCTGGCGACCAGCAAGACGCCGCCCTTTGAGCTCGATGCCGCCGCCGAGGTGGACGAGGGCCTGCGGCTGCGCTACCGCTACCTGGACCTGCGGCGGCCGGCCATGTTCCGCAATCTGTGGCTGCGCCACCGGGCCTACCAGGTGGTGCGCCGGTACTTCGACCGCAACGGCTTCCTCGAGGTGGAGACCCCCATGCTCACCCGGAGCACGCCCGAGGGGGCCCGCGACTACCTGGTGCCCAGCCGCCTGTATCCCGGGCGCTTCTACGCGCTGCCCCAGTCGCCCCAGCTGTTCAAGCAGCTTTTGATGGTGGGCGGGATCGAGCGCTACTTCCAGATCGTGCGCTGCTTCCGGGACGAGGACCTGCGCGCCGACCGGCAGCCCGAGTTCACCCAGATCGACGTGGAGATGAGCTTCGTCGACGTGGAGGACGTGCTGGCCATGGCGGAGGGCATGATAGCCGAGCTGTGGCAGGAGCTGCTGGGCGTTCAGGTCCCCCTGCCCCTGCCGCGGCTGACCTACGCCGAGGCCATGGCCCGGTACGGCAGCGACAAGCCGGACCTGCGCTACGAGCCTGCCGTGGTGGACGTCAGCGACGTGTTCGTCCGGACCGGCTTTCGCGGGTTCCAGGCGGCCCTGGCGTCCGGCGGGGCGGTGCGGGCCCTGCGCGCACCGGGCGGTGCGGCCCTGTCCCGCAAGGAGCTGGACGCCCTCAACGAGGCGGCCCGGGCCGCGGGCAGCCCGGGCGTGGCCTGGATCGCGGTGCCGGAACCCGATCCTGAGACCTGGCGGGGTCCGGTGGTGAAGTTCTTCACTCCGGAGGAACGAGCCGCCCTGGCCGGCCGGCTGGAGCTCAAGGCGGGCGACCTGGTCCTGCTGGCGGCGGACGAGCCCGAGCGGGCCTCGGTGGTGCTGGGCAAGCTGCGTCTGCAGCTGGCGGAGCGGCTGGAGTGGCCGCGGGTCAAGGAATGGGCCTTCGCCTGGGTGGTGGACTTCCCCCTGCTGGAGTGGGACGAGGACGAGCAGCGCTACGTAGCGCGCCATCACCCCTTCACCTCGCCCCGGGACGAGGATCTGGACCGCCTGGAGTCGGATCCGGCCGGCGTGCGCGCCAGGGCGTACGACCTGGTGCTCAACGGCTACGAGATCGGCGGCGGCAGCATCCGGATCCACCGGCGGGACGTGCAGGAGCGGGTGTTCCGGGCCATCGGCCTGCCCCCGGAGAAGGCCCGGGAGCGCTTCGGCTTCCTCCTGGAAGCCTTTGAGTACGGCCCGCCGCCCCACGGCGGCATCGCCTTCGGCTTCGACCGCATCGTGATGCTGGCGGCGGGGGCGTCCAGCATCCGGGACGTCATCGCCTTCCCCAAGACGGCCCGCGCGGTCGACCCGCTGACCGGCGCCCCGGCGGAGGTGGACCCCGGCCAGCTGGAGGAGCTGCACCTGCGCATCCAGCAGCGGTAA
- the hisS gene encoding histidine--tRNA ligase, with product MERIQRPRGTYDVTPEEAPRWQALEARIRHVAARFGFGELRTPVIEARELFQRTVGETTDIVQKEMYVLTPPGSDRQLVLRPEGTAAAVRAYLENGLHNGPQPVKLFYIQPMFRHERPQAGRYRQHVQFGAEIFGAGEATADAEMIALAMTLFAELGLEGLEVHLNSIGCPACRPRYRQALLDYYRPRAAELCADCRARLETNPLRLLDCKLPADQPHKAGAPRTVDYLCEDCRAHFDELQAALDALGIAYRLDPGLVRGLDYYTRTVFEIKYGGLGAQDTVCGGGRYDGLIELLGGPPTPGVGFGMGLERLLLTLEAAGRQPGARRPLDAFVAVTGQVPRARVLALVQELRRQGLAVDMDHVGRSLKAQLRAAGRLPVRYAVILGDDEWARGEAAVRELASGRQRPVPLGELAAVLRSGVEAGAAETRGSAEVDRA from the coding sequence TTGGAGCGCATCCAGCGACCCCGAGGCACCTATGACGTGACCCCGGAAGAGGCGCCGCGGTGGCAGGCCCTTGAGGCCCGCATCCGCCACGTGGCCGCCCGCTTCGGCTTCGGCGAGCTGCGCACGCCCGTCATCGAGGCGCGGGAGCTGTTCCAGCGCACGGTGGGCGAGACGACGGACATCGTCCAGAAGGAGATGTACGTGCTGACCCCGCCGGGCAGCGACCGCCAGCTGGTCTTGCGGCCGGAGGGCACGGCGGCGGCGGTGCGGGCCTACCTGGAAAACGGGCTGCACAACGGCCCCCAGCCGGTCAAGCTCTTCTACATCCAGCCCATGTTCCGCCACGAGCGGCCCCAGGCGGGGCGCTACCGCCAGCACGTCCAGTTCGGCGCCGAGATCTTCGGGGCGGGGGAGGCGACGGCCGATGCGGAGATGATCGCGCTGGCCATGACCCTCTTCGCGGAGCTGGGGCTGGAGGGCCTGGAGGTGCACCTCAACAGCATCGGCTGCCCCGCCTGCCGCCCCCGTTACCGGCAGGCGCTGCTGGACTATTACCGGCCCCGGGCGGCGGAGCTGTGCGCCGACTGCCGGGCGCGGCTGGAGACCAACCCGCTGCGCCTGCTGGACTGCAAGTTGCCGGCGGACCAGCCCCACAAGGCCGGGGCGCCCCGCACGGTGGACTACCTGTGCGAAGACTGTCGGGCCCACTTTGACGAGCTGCAGGCGGCACTGGACGCCCTGGGGATCGCCTACCGGCTCGACCCCGGCCTGGTGCGCGGGCTGGACTACTACACCCGGACCGTCTTCGAGATCAAGTACGGCGGCCTGGGCGCCCAGGACACCGTCTGCGGCGGCGGCCGCTACGATGGCCTGATCGAGCTCCTGGGCGGGCCGCCCACGCCGGGCGTGGGCTTCGGCATGGGCCTGGAGCGCCTCCTGCTCACCCTGGAGGCGGCGGGTCGCCAGCCGGGGGCCCGCCGGCCCCTGGACGCCTTCGTGGCGGTGACGGGCCAGGTGCCGCGGGCGCGGGTCCTGGCCCTGGTGCAGGAGCTGCGCCGCCAGGGCCTGGCCGTGGACATGGACCATGTAGGCCGGAGCCTCAAGGCCCAGCTGCGGGCCGCCGGGCGGCTCCCAGTGCGCTATGCCGTCATCCTGGGGGATGACGAGTGGGCCCGCGGCGAGGCGGCGGTGCGGGAGCTGGCGTCGGGCCGGCAGCGGCCGGTGCCCCTGGGGGAGCTGGCCGCGGTCCTCCGGTCGGGGGTCGAGGCCGGCGCGGCGGAGACGAGGGGATCGGCGGAGGTGGACCGGGCATGA
- the dtd gene encoding D-aminoacyl-tRNA deacylase has product MRAVIQRVARASVHTAGQAPRTIGRGVVVLLGVERGDGPADVEWMAEKIANLRIFPGEGAAGGKHFERSLQDTEGHVLVVSQFTLLGDCRRGRRPSFSAAAPPGEAEPLYRAVAEALAARGLFVQTGWFGADMQVELVNDGPVTLWLDSRA; this is encoded by the coding sequence ATGCGGGCCGTGATCCAGCGGGTGGCCCGGGCCTCGGTGCACACCGCCGGACAAGCCCCTCGCACCATCGGTCGAGGGGTCGTTGTTTTGCTGGGGGTGGAACGGGGCGACGGGCCGGCCGACGTGGAGTGGATGGCCGAAAAGATTGCGAACCTGCGCATCTTTCCCGGCGAAGGCGCGGCGGGCGGGAAGCACTTCGAGCGGTCCCTCCAGGACACGGAGGGCCACGTCCTCGTGGTGTCCCAGTTCACCCTGCTGGGGGATTGCCGGCGGGGGCGGCGGCCTTCTTTCAGCGCCGCCGCGCCCCCCGGGGAGGCCGAGCCCCTCTACCGGGCGGTGGCCGAGGCCCTGGCGGCGCGGGGCCTGTTCGTTCAGACGGGCTGGTTCGGCGCCGACATGCAGGTGGAACTGGTCAACGACGGGCCGGTGACCTTATGGCTCGACAGCCGGGCGTAG